Proteins from a single region of Streptomyces griseiscabiei:
- a CDS encoding carbohydrate kinase family protein: MSPRQITVLGECVADAFTEPVSASSELALRVLPGGGPANTAVALARLGTRSRFLARLSGDVFGRLFRAHLQASGVDLSDAVAAAEPSTLAVAELDAHGQAAFSFHAQNTADWQWTPGELAGVDLSDTSCLHTGSLALVREPGAAVVEEFLAGASAEATISVDPNVRPLLVHPDVYRARLPHWCSLADILRLSEDDLHFLLPDTAPEAACDLWHAAGARLVVITRGAGGALASLDGERVSVPAVATRVVDTVGAGDSFTAGLLHHLDTRGLLGGRLASVGLDDVAEAGRFAARVAALTCSVAGPNPPWHDQLAQLATADHA, from the coding sequence ATGAGCCCGCGCCAGATCACCGTTCTGGGAGAGTGCGTCGCCGACGCCTTCACCGAACCCGTAAGCGCCTCCAGCGAACTCGCCCTGCGGGTGCTGCCGGGCGGCGGACCCGCGAACACGGCGGTGGCCCTGGCCCGCCTCGGCACCCGGTCCCGCTTTCTCGCGCGGCTGTCCGGCGATGTGTTCGGCCGCCTGTTCCGCGCCCATCTCCAGGCGTCCGGCGTCGACCTCTCGGACGCCGTCGCGGCGGCAGAGCCCAGCACGCTGGCCGTGGCCGAGCTGGACGCCCACGGGCAGGCCGCGTTCTCCTTCCACGCGCAGAACACCGCCGACTGGCAGTGGACTCCGGGAGAACTGGCGGGAGTCGACCTGTCCGACACCTCCTGTCTGCACACCGGCTCACTTGCCCTGGTCAGGGAGCCCGGCGCGGCCGTGGTGGAGGAGTTCCTGGCGGGGGCCTCGGCCGAGGCCACCATCAGCGTCGATCCCAATGTCCGGCCTCTGCTGGTGCACCCGGACGTCTACCGCGCCCGGCTGCCGCACTGGTGCTCCCTCGCCGACATCCTGCGCCTCAGCGAGGACGACCTGCACTTCCTCCTGCCGGACACCGCGCCGGAGGCGGCGTGCGACCTGTGGCACGCGGCCGGGGCGCGCCTTGTCGTGATCACCCGGGGTGCCGGCGGCGCCCTGGCCTCGCTGGACGGCGAACGCGTCTCGGTACCGGCGGTGGCGACACGGGTCGTCGACACGGTGGGAGCCGGGGACTCCTTCACCGCCGGGCTGCTGCACCACCTCGACACCCGCGGACTTCTCGGTGGCCGGCTCGCCTCCGTGGGCCTCGACGATGTCGCGGAAGCCGGCCGGTTCGCCGCTCGGGTAGCGGCTCTGACCTGCTCCGTCGCGGGCCCGAATCCGCCGTGGCACGACCAGTTGGCACAACTCGCGACAGCAGATCACGCCTGA
- a CDS encoding cyclase family protein, translated as MTPNTVTTAVPPLWALHRELMDRTVRTDLTHAFHPGQPHFPAFPDEKREMPFDMSRGDGFNVHLYTIVGQWGTHVDPPVHFVDGARTLDEIPVDEMILPLVVLDISDRVAADPDAVPTLDDIEAWEARNGRIPEGAFVALRTGWSHRWPDPAAMANKDEAGVSHYPGWSADVLRHLFEEAGVTAIGHEQTDTDPGSATSAGDFSLESYVLERDRWQIELMAGLDRVPEAGALIVATWPKPQGGSGFPARVFALHHEG; from the coding sequence ATGACACCGAACACGGTCACCACCGCCGTACCGCCGCTGTGGGCCCTGCACCGGGAACTGATGGACAGGACGGTCCGCACCGACCTCACCCACGCCTTCCACCCCGGTCAGCCGCACTTCCCCGCCTTCCCGGACGAGAAGCGCGAGATGCCCTTCGACATGTCCCGCGGCGACGGCTTCAACGTGCACCTCTACACGATCGTCGGCCAGTGGGGCACCCACGTCGACCCGCCCGTGCACTTCGTCGACGGCGCCCGGACCCTGGACGAGATCCCCGTCGACGAGATGATCCTCCCGCTCGTCGTCCTCGACATCAGCGACCGCGTCGCCGCCGACCCCGACGCCGTACCGACCCTGGACGACATCGAGGCCTGGGAGGCCCGCAACGGCCGTATTCCCGAGGGGGCGTTCGTCGCCCTGCGGACCGGCTGGAGCCACCGCTGGCCCGACCCGGCCGCCATGGCCAACAAGGACGAGGCGGGCGTCAGCCACTACCCCGGCTGGTCGGCGGACGTCCTGCGCCACCTCTTCGAGGAGGCCGGCGTCACCGCGATCGGGCACGAGCAGACCGACACCGACCCCGGATCGGCCACCTCGGCGGGCGACTTCAGCCTGGAGAGCTACGTCCTGGAACGCGACCGCTGGCAGATCGAGCTGATGGCAGGCCTCGACCGGGTACCCGAGGCGGGCGCCCTGATCGTCGCCACCTGGCCCAAGCCGCAGGGCGGTTCGGGCTTCCCGGCCCGCGTCTTCGCCCTGCACCACGAGGGCTGA
- a CDS encoding ATP-binding cassette domain-containing protein, whose product MTATSTVTPVLQARGLVKRYGHVTAIDGADFDLLPGEVLAVIGDNGAGKTSLIKALTGAVTPDAGEIRLGGEPITFSGPQSARAHGIETVYQDLAVAASMDIASNMFLGRELRRPGVLGSVFRMLDKKRMRDEAAEHMADLKIGLGSLTQSVETLSGGQRQAVAVARSVAWARSVVVMDEPTAALGVKESGQVLDLIRRVRDKGLPVVLISHNMPHVFEIADRIHVHRLGRRAAVIKPSDYSMAEVVAIMTGALTVDAAGGTVVADSEAAKAAGVQAN is encoded by the coding sequence ATGACCGCCACCAGCACCGTCACGCCCGTTCTGCAGGCCCGCGGCCTGGTCAAGCGCTACGGCCACGTCACCGCCATCGACGGCGCCGACTTCGACCTGCTGCCCGGCGAGGTCCTCGCCGTCATCGGCGACAACGGCGCCGGCAAGACCAGCCTGATCAAGGCCCTCACCGGCGCGGTGACCCCCGACGCGGGCGAGATACGCCTGGGCGGCGAACCCATCACCTTCTCCGGACCGCAGAGCGCCCGCGCCCACGGCATCGAGACGGTGTACCAGGACCTCGCCGTGGCCGCCTCCATGGACATCGCCTCCAACATGTTCCTGGGCCGCGAACTGCGCCGGCCCGGTGTCCTCGGCAGCGTCTTCCGCATGCTCGACAAGAAGCGCATGCGCGACGAGGCCGCCGAACACATGGCCGACCTGAAGATCGGACTGGGCTCGCTGACCCAGTCGGTCGAGACCCTGTCCGGCGGACAGCGCCAGGCCGTCGCCGTCGCCCGCTCCGTCGCCTGGGCGCGCAGCGTCGTCGTCATGGACGAACCCACCGCCGCCCTCGGCGTCAAGGAGTCCGGTCAGGTCCTCGACCTGATCCGGCGGGTCCGCGACAAGGGGCTGCCGGTCGTCCTCATCAGCCACAACATGCCGCACGTCTTCGAGATCGCCGACCGTATCCACGTCCACCGGCTGGGCCGGCGGGCCGCCGTGATCAAGCCCTCCGACTACTCCATGGCCGAGGTCGTCGCGATCATGACCGGCGCGCTCACCGTCGACGCGGCGGGAGGTACCGTCGTCGCGGATTCCGAGGCAGCCAAGGCCGCAGGGGTCCAGGCCAACTGA
- a CDS encoding LacI family DNA-binding transcriptional regulator, with translation MAANRRPTLADVAREVGVSAKTVSRVLNEDGPASAQTREQVLAAVARLGFQPNLMARNIRVGGPDTTVGLVIPELGNPFFGAVARGIEDTVGNRGLTLLMGSSADDPDRERALTDKFLARRISILMVVPSVGADHAHLKSHRDAGLPIVFLDRPGAGLTTDSVVSTNRTGAHDGVAHLIAHGHRRIGFVGDLPTKLYTRRERLAGYRDALREAGLAHDRALVMNAHDQHGASVATSQLLDLADPPTALFAGNNIVALGVVSELARSRRKDVAVVAFDDVALAEALEPALTVVAQNPEEIGKAAAATALTRLDGDRSRTRTVTVPTRLISRGSGEQPPAARHEA, from the coding sequence ATGGCAGCGAACCGCCGCCCCACCCTGGCCGATGTCGCCCGGGAAGTGGGAGTCAGCGCAAAGACCGTCTCCCGTGTCCTCAACGAGGACGGACCCGCCTCCGCGCAGACCAGGGAACAGGTGCTCGCCGCCGTGGCCCGGCTGGGCTTCCAGCCGAACCTGATGGCACGCAACATCCGTGTCGGCGGCCCCGACACCACCGTCGGACTCGTCATCCCCGAACTCGGCAACCCCTTCTTCGGGGCCGTGGCCCGGGGCATCGAGGACACGGTCGGCAACCGCGGCCTGACCCTGCTCATGGGATCGTCCGCGGACGACCCCGACCGCGAACGCGCCCTGACGGACAAGTTCCTCGCCCGCCGGATCAGCATCCTCATGGTCGTGCCGTCCGTCGGCGCGGACCACGCCCACCTCAAGTCCCATCGCGACGCCGGGCTGCCCATCGTCTTCCTCGACCGGCCGGGAGCGGGACTGACCACGGACAGCGTCGTCAGCACCAACCGCACGGGCGCGCACGACGGCGTCGCCCATCTGATCGCCCACGGACACCGGCGCATCGGCTTCGTCGGCGACCTGCCGACGAAGCTGTACACCCGCCGCGAGCGGCTGGCCGGCTACCGGGACGCCCTGCGGGAGGCGGGCCTGGCCCATGACCGCGCGCTGGTCATGAACGCCCATGACCAGCACGGTGCTTCGGTCGCCACATCCCAGCTCCTGGACCTGGCGGATCCTCCCACCGCGCTGTTCGCCGGCAACAACATCGTCGCCCTGGGCGTGGTCAGCGAACTCGCCCGCAGCAGACGCAAGGACGTGGCGGTCGTCGCCTTCGACGACGTGGCGCTCGCCGAGGCCCTCGAACCGGCCCTGACCGTCGTCGCCCAGAACCCCGAGGAGATCGGCAAAGCGGCCGCGGCGACCGCCCTGACCCGCCTCGACGGCGACCGCTCCCGCACCCGCACCGTCACCGTCCCCACCCGGCTGATCAGCCGCGGCTCGGGAGAACAGCCCCCTGCCGCACGGCACGAGGCATGA
- a CDS encoding ABC transporter permease, with protein sequence MTATTTPPDTSSPYAELKAPNPARRLLTAPTTGPLVALLLACAFFSLSSDQFLTGGNFSLIVQQVMVVGTLAIGQTLIILTAGIDLSCGAVMAFGSIMIAKMAAEGSLPPLAAIALGLVVCGGFGLLNGLLVQKIPLPPFIVTLGMLNVAFALTHIYSEEQTVTNLPGPLTALGQTFPLGKTDITYGSLVTIALFLLLAYALSSTGWGRHVYALGNSPEAARLNGIRTGRLTIGVYTVAGILYGIAALLLISRTGVGDPQAGQTDNLDSITAVVLGGTSLFGGRGSVLGTFIGVLIVGVFRNGLQLMGVASIYQTLITGVLVILAVTVDQISRKKAR encoded by the coding sequence ATGACTGCCACGACCACACCACCGGACACGTCCTCGCCGTACGCCGAGCTCAAAGCACCGAACCCGGCCCGCCGACTGCTCACGGCACCGACCACCGGCCCCCTGGTCGCCCTGCTCCTGGCCTGTGCCTTCTTCTCCCTCTCGTCCGACCAGTTCCTCACCGGCGGCAACTTCTCGCTGATCGTGCAGCAGGTCATGGTCGTCGGCACGCTCGCCATCGGCCAGACCCTGATCATCCTCACGGCGGGCATCGACCTGTCGTGCGGTGCCGTGATGGCCTTCGGCAGCATCATGATCGCCAAGATGGCCGCCGAGGGCTCCCTGCCCCCGCTCGCCGCGATCGCCCTGGGGCTGGTCGTCTGCGGCGGCTTCGGACTGCTCAACGGCCTGCTGGTGCAGAAGATCCCGCTGCCGCCGTTCATCGTCACCCTCGGCATGCTCAACGTGGCGTTCGCCCTGACCCACATCTACTCCGAGGAACAGACCGTCACCAACCTGCCCGGCCCGCTCACGGCCCTCGGGCAGACCTTCCCGCTCGGCAAGACCGACATCACCTACGGGTCCCTGGTCACGATCGCCCTGTTCCTCCTGCTCGCCTACGCGCTGAGCAGCACCGGCTGGGGCCGTCATGTCTACGCCCTGGGCAACAGCCCGGAGGCGGCGCGCCTGAACGGCATCCGCACGGGCCGGCTCACCATCGGTGTCTACACCGTCGCCGGCATCCTCTACGGCATCGCCGCCCTGCTGCTGATCTCCCGCACCGGGGTCGGCGACCCGCAGGCCGGGCAGACCGACAACCTCGACAGCATCACCGCCGTGGTCCTCGGCGGCACCAGCCTCTTCGGCGGGCGCGGCTCGGTCCTCGGCACGTTCATCGGCGTGCTCATCGTGGGCGTGTTCCGCAACGGCCTGCAGCTGATGGGCGTCGCCTCGATCTACCAGACCCTGATCACGGGCGTCCTGGTGATCCTCGCGGTGACCGTCGACCAGATCTCCCGGAAGAAGGCACGATGA
- a CDS encoding amino acid permease has product MSVSAVPENAPATADPTPQPPGDGLRRTMRSRHLVMIAMGGVIGSGLFLSSGFTVSQAGPLGAVLAYLVGAFVVWLVMTCLGELAVTYPVSGAFHIYATRAIGPATGFATAWLYWLTWAVALGSEFTACGLLMRRWFPGVDVWIWCVVFAAVVFAVNAFSARVFGETEYWFSLVKVVAVVALIVLGGAALAGFHPLADGGSHPFLLENFTTSDGLFPNGFSGVLVTVLAAFYAFSGSELIGVAAGETENPAQAVPKALRVTVIRLLIFFVGAITVIAATIPYDEVGLDESPFVTVFSSIGIPYAADVMNFVIITALLSAGNSGLYSCARMLFSLAQEKQAPQALRRLSRRGIPLTALSLSMLGGLASLVSSVAAPETVYLVLVSIAGFAAVGVWMSIVAAQFFHRRAFVRGGGDPATLPYRTPFYPVVPVLAFALCLGSLVGIALDPAQATALYFGVPFVAGCYLYHWLRHGRRRTSGAAA; this is encoded by the coding sequence ATGTCCGTCTCAGCCGTACCGGAGAACGCTCCGGCCACCGCCGACCCCACCCCCCAGCCGCCCGGCGACGGCCTGCGCCGCACCATGCGTTCCCGGCATCTCGTCATGATCGCCATGGGTGGTGTCATCGGCTCCGGGCTCTTCCTCAGCTCCGGATTCACCGTCTCCCAGGCGGGCCCGCTCGGCGCCGTCCTCGCCTACCTGGTGGGCGCGTTCGTCGTCTGGCTGGTGATGACCTGCCTCGGTGAACTCGCCGTCACCTACCCCGTCTCCGGCGCCTTCCACATCTACGCCACCCGCGCGATCGGCCCCGCCACGGGCTTCGCCACCGCCTGGCTGTACTGGCTGACCTGGGCCGTCGCCCTCGGCTCCGAGTTCACCGCGTGCGGGCTGCTGATGCGGCGCTGGTTCCCCGGCGTCGACGTCTGGATCTGGTGCGTGGTCTTCGCCGCCGTCGTCTTCGCGGTGAACGCCTTCTCCGCCCGCGTCTTCGGCGAGACCGAGTACTGGTTCTCGCTGGTCAAGGTCGTCGCCGTGGTCGCCCTCATCGTCCTGGGCGGCGCCGCCCTGGCCGGCTTCCACCCCCTAGCCGACGGCGGCTCCCACCCGTTCCTGCTGGAGAACTTCACCACCTCGGACGGTCTGTTCCCGAACGGCTTCTCGGGCGTCCTGGTCACCGTGCTCGCCGCGTTCTACGCCTTCTCCGGCTCCGAGCTGATCGGCGTCGCCGCCGGCGAGACCGAGAACCCCGCCCAGGCCGTGCCCAAGGCCCTGCGCGTCACCGTCATCCGGCTGCTGATCTTCTTCGTCGGCGCGATCACGGTGATCGCCGCGACCATCCCGTACGACGAAGTCGGCCTGGACGAGAGCCCGTTCGTCACGGTCTTCTCCTCCATCGGCATCCCCTACGCCGCCGACGTCATGAACTTCGTGATCATCACCGCGCTGCTGTCGGCCGGCAACAGCGGCCTGTACTCCTGTGCCCGCATGCTTTTCTCCCTCGCCCAGGAGAAGCAGGCACCGCAGGCGCTGCGCCGCCTCAGCCGCCGTGGCATCCCCCTCACCGCGCTCTCGCTCAGCATGCTCGGCGGTCTGGCCTCCCTGGTGAGCAGCGTCGCCGCGCCCGAGACGGTCTATCTGGTGCTGGTGTCGATCGCCGGATTCGCCGCGGTCGGGGTCTGGATGTCCATCGTCGCCGCGCAGTTCTTCCACCGGCGGGCCTTCGTCCGCGGGGGAGGGGACCCGGCCACCCTTCCGTACCGGACACCTTTCTACCCGGTGGTGCCCGTGCTCGCCTTCGCCCTGTGCCTCGGCTCGCTCGTCGGAATCGCGCTGGACCCGGCGCAGGCCACGGCCCTGTACTTCGGCGTCCCGTTCGTCGCCGGCTGCTACCTGTACCACTGGCTGCGGCACGGCCGTCGCCGTACCTCCGGCGCGGCCGCGTGA
- a CDS encoding IclR family transcriptional regulator, giving the protein MDSSVTKGLDALSELAGTAGGHRDGAAASVSELARQMGRDRSQLSRMVTAMAAEEFVVRDDVSGGVAPHWRLYTAARDLTAHRLRTDGLTALEGMAAETGESCYLGVLVGDTTVTIAERVPQGSRQLGSWIGRPYPAYCSDCGQALLSDADDDEVTAVLARTDFVRHGPNTPTDLDDFLRRLEVTRQRGYSVVDEEAEPGLYSVAVPVRDFTDEVVAAVQVVGPRRRLEPRTRECVAAALRWGRHLETALRGA; this is encoded by the coding sequence GTGGACTCGAGCGTGACCAAGGGGCTGGACGCCCTGTCGGAACTCGCCGGCACGGCCGGCGGCCATCGCGACGGCGCCGCCGCATCCGTCTCGGAGCTGGCCCGGCAGATGGGACGCGACCGCAGCCAGCTGTCCCGCATGGTCACCGCCATGGCCGCGGAGGAGTTCGTCGTCCGCGACGACGTCTCGGGTGGTGTCGCACCGCACTGGCGGCTCTACACGGCGGCACGCGACCTCACGGCGCACCGGCTGCGCACGGACGGGCTCACCGCCCTGGAGGGCATGGCCGCCGAGACCGGCGAGAGCTGCTACCTCGGCGTCCTGGTCGGCGACACCACCGTGACCATCGCCGAACGGGTGCCCCAGGGCAGCCGTCAGCTCGGCTCATGGATCGGCCGCCCCTACCCGGCCTACTGCAGCGACTGCGGCCAGGCTCTGCTCAGCGACGCCGACGACGACGAGGTGACCGCCGTCCTCGCCCGCACCGACTTCGTCCGCCACGGCCCCAACACACCCACCGACCTGGACGACTTCCTGCGCCGGCTGGAGGTGACCCGGCAGCGCGGCTACTCCGTCGTCGACGAGGAGGCCGAACCGGGCCTGTACTCGGTCGCGGTGCCGGTCCGCGACTTCACCGACGAGGTCGTCGCCGCCGTGCAGGTCGTCGGCCCGCGACGACGCCTGGAACCCAGGACGCGGGAGTGCGTGGCCGCCGCCCTGCGCTGGGGACGCCACCTGGAGACGGCCCTGCGCGGCGCCTGA
- a CDS encoding sugar ABC transporter substrate-binding protein — MSRTTRLSSSLLRAAAITGVAALTLTACGSGSGTGSGSASAGSGEVKVGLITKTDTNPFFVKMKEGAEDAAKAEGVKLMTAAGKFDGDNAGQVTAIENMVAAGVKGILITPSDSKAIVPAIEKAKAKGVLVIALDTPTEPESAVDALFATDNLKAGELIGEYAKAAMKGKTAKIAALDLAPGVSVGVQRHDGFLKGFGATDKDVACAQDTGGDQAKGQTAMENCLQKEPDINVVYTINEPAALGAYTALKAKGREKDVLIVSVDGGCTGTQAVKDGKIAATSQQYPLKMAAEGVKAVVTFAKDGKKASGYTDTGVTLITDKAQDGITSKDTAYGLENCWG, encoded by the coding sequence ATGTCTCGCACCACGCGCCTGTCCTCCTCTCTCCTCAGAGCCGCTGCCATCACGGGCGTCGCGGCCCTCACCCTGACGGCCTGCGGCTCCGGTTCCGGTACCGGATCGGGTTCGGCCAGTGCCGGTTCGGGCGAGGTCAAGGTCGGTCTGATCACCAAGACCGACACCAACCCGTTCTTCGTGAAGATGAAGGAGGGCGCGGAGGACGCCGCGAAGGCCGAGGGCGTCAAGCTGATGACGGCGGCCGGCAAGTTCGACGGCGACAACGCCGGTCAGGTCACCGCCATCGAGAACATGGTCGCCGCCGGTGTGAAGGGCATCCTGATCACCCCGAGCGACTCCAAGGCCATCGTGCCCGCCATCGAGAAGGCCAAGGCCAAGGGCGTCCTGGTGATCGCCCTGGACACCCCCACCGAGCCCGAGAGCGCCGTCGACGCCCTGTTCGCCACCGACAACCTGAAGGCGGGCGAGCTGATCGGCGAGTACGCCAAGGCCGCGATGAAGGGCAAGACCGCGAAGATAGCCGCCCTCGACCTCGCGCCGGGCGTCTCCGTCGGCGTCCAGCGGCACGACGGATTCCTCAAGGGGTTCGGCGCCACCGACAAGGACGTCGCCTGTGCCCAGGACACCGGCGGCGACCAGGCCAAGGGCCAGACGGCGATGGAGAACTGTCTCCAGAAGGAGCCGGACATCAACGTCGTCTACACGATCAACGAGCCGGCCGCGCTGGGCGCGTACACCGCGCTCAAGGCCAAGGGCCGCGAGAAGGACGTCCTGATCGTCTCCGTCGACGGCGGCTGCACCGGCACCCAGGCCGTCAAGGACGGCAAGATCGCCGCGACCTCGCAGCAGTACCCGCTGAAGATGGCAGCCGAGGGCGTCAAGGCCGTCGTCACCTTCGCCAAGGACGGCAAGAAGGCGTCCGGTTACACCGACACGGGCGTCACCCTGATCACCGACAAGGCGCAGGACGGGATCACGTCCAAGGACACCGCCTACGGCCTGGAGAACTGCTGGGGCTGA
- a CDS encoding HAD hydrolase-like protein, whose amino-acid sequence MKPPTCLLLDLDGTLVDSAPGVTASAAEALRAVGAPVPDAPTLRGFVGPPMYDTFRRVVGLDEPAARAALAAYRAAYARDGASAATLYDGIPELLDALAARGLPMGIATSKVQDQAELMARRFGLDSRLRTVCGVCDEAGRTTKRLVIRECLARLRAGGTDVRRPLMVGDRAYDIESAAAEGIPAVHVRWGYGGPAESAGAVASVAEPAQLARLMDLSHHTETAETEDEHA is encoded by the coding sequence GTGAAGCCGCCCACCTGCCTCCTGCTGGACCTCGACGGCACCCTGGTCGACTCCGCCCCCGGAGTGACCGCCAGCGCCGCCGAGGCCCTGCGGGCCGTCGGCGCCCCGGTCCCCGACGCCCCCACCCTGCGCGGGTTCGTCGGCCCGCCGATGTACGACACCTTCCGCCGGGTCGTCGGCCTCGACGAGCCCGCCGCGCGGGCCGCCCTCGCCGCCTACCGCGCCGCGTACGCCCGCGACGGCGCGTCCGCCGCCACGCTGTACGACGGCATACCCGAACTGCTCGACGCCCTGGCCGCGCGCGGCCTCCCCATGGGCATCGCGACCTCCAAGGTGCAGGACCAGGCGGAACTGATGGCGCGCCGCTTCGGCCTCGACTCCCGGCTGCGGACCGTCTGCGGTGTCTGCGACGAGGCGGGCCGTACGACGAAACGGCTGGTGATCCGGGAGTGCCTCGCCCGGCTGCGGGCCGGAGGCACCGACGTCCGCCGGCCGCTCATGGTCGGCGACCGCGCCTACGACATCGAGAGTGCCGCCGCCGAAGGGATCCCCGCCGTCCATGTGCGGTGGGGGTACGGCGGCCCGGCGGAGTCGGCCGGCGCGGTCGCCTCCGTCGCCGAACCGGCCCAACTGGCCCGACTGATGGACCTGTCGCACCACACCGAGACAGCCGAGACAGAGGACGAGCACGCATGA